The segment TGAAAACGAATGAGAAAGTGTAAAAGAGCATAAGAAAGTATTTTGTTCGTGCATAATGAAACACCAAATAGACAAGCATCTTCATTATATTcgtttctttttctttcagatcaagggatttttttttgtgtgacacTATCATGTTCCGGGGTTCATGTTACCTCCGTTTAAAAAATCGGTTCTGTGTGcccgaaatatttaattaaaatttataagctGCTCGTCGTCTTACATCCTTGTTACAAATGTGCTTAAGGacgcaaataataataaaaggtattatttacaagaaaatatcATTCCGTGTCTGCCGAATATTTTTGTCGCAAACTAGGCAAAGGTGCGGCATTTTCGCGCGCTAAAGATGTTTGTGTCTTGCTCGCATAGAAGGAAAACAATAAAGATAACCAGCATAATGTAGGTGTTCTACTCCCCACATAATgtctattaaaatattcatatagtGTTATTGCTGGCATGTCACCCTTTTTGCGCTCTGTTTCTCTCTGTTTTGCGTGTGTGACGGCTTTTCTGCATTTCCAagacaaacaacaaacaaacaaaaattgcgtTGGAGATTgagatgtaaatttttacttgttacagcttatttatttttttctctgcgttccattccatattttattatgaaaattatcatGCACACGAAATGAGGGAAGTGATACAGACATTTTTCATCGCAAGCAAAAAGGGGATACAGAGATATAATTTCACACAACAGAGCGttcggtaaaaaataattttaaaacaaagggTAGGAGCATGGACAGAATGACAGGACAATGAAAAGATTGACAAGGCAGGCGAAGTATCAAGGCGAAGGTAGAtcgattttaaatgtttatttattttattgcatgaGGGTtcattgtcgtttttttttaactggcGACGAGTTCATTAATCTCtaaaactttcaattaatttaatggaaattttggcGATAAATCTTCAGAATAAATCTACGAGGTCAATTGGGcgtttcttgtaaaattacggtgactaaattttataacattttcatggaaagttttttttaattaagaaaaaaatatctttaattttttggagttTTTTTAGTGGGTGTGAAggtcatattaaaaatttatttaattttttaatatgataaattttttttttaaataataaaaaaaaatatattatacatattatcaattaaataataaatatttcaaacccactaaaaaactccaaaaattaatgaaatttgaaaggacccttacaaaaatcattttgtttattttctaataaaaaattacacccgaaagtatgcaaaaaattttacaattgaaaaaaaaatgtatgccTCCTTTGGTTATGCAATCAAATCTTCATGACATATTTGGAAGATTTTCTGACTTttcgcacaatttttttaaattttcttgtacaGAAACCTTCTCAGAGCTAACacgaataaattacaaaaagccTCAATGAAATTCGTGAAGCAAAACTTGAGTTATTTCATGTCAAAGTTTGTATGGATTTCAAGTTAATACAAATttccatacaaattttgtaacgcaataactcaaattttgctttacGGATCTCTTTGAGGCTTTTTGCAATGTATCCATGATAGCTCCGAGAAGGTTTTTAAGcaagaaaaaaggcaaaaatattgaaatcttcgtgaaaaattaagaaagtttTGTGTAaggttcattgcatacccaaaggaggcaaaaaataattttttattgaaagttgtatttttttaattaaaaatttattcaagacAATCCAAAATTAACCTTTTTATGTCAAAGTccacaattttattataaatatattaattttagtctcaataattttgcaaaaatattcaaaaatcatgaaaattgttaaaattagtaGTTTCGGAGtcataaaaagttaaacaaaatcgatcaaaatctatttaattttttttaaattttattttaataaaagaaatctttaattaaattaaacttaatttctaattaattttttttaattaaaaaaataacaattattaaaaaataaaaaaaaacataaaattattaaataaatttaaaattaaattaaaataaaaattttataaaaataataaatttttttttttaattaaaattttaatatttgatctcataaaatttattgttaagcttaaatattaaaaaaatacttaaaaattcaaatttaaaaatcttatattgttgaaataaaaaaatctctcctATTGGAATTGAAGAAATCAGGTCTCCCTAATAAACAAATGAAGAATAAAgccaaaaagtaacaaaaaataataaacacatTAAGACATTTTCATTTCCTCCgttgttcaaatttattcaaataatttcaaatgcggaagatttgtcaataaaagaattaattcgGCAAGAAACACAAAATTGTGATGAATATTGATTGATTATATTTCAATGCAGTAAATTGCTACTTTCCCTTAATTTCAAATTCCTCATTTCCTTTCTTTATTTTCCCATTAACgcctaaaaatgtttattcaaaCTAAGTAAGTTATTCATTTCATCATCAACACACGAAATTTGTCTTGCGGGACTTTTGTTCGAAGGACGAGGAATATTGCCATTTAATGACGTTCAAGTTCAGGAAATTCCCAAAAGAAGCGAAATTCAATATTAACTTACCACTGCAACGATGATGTGTTGAATTTAATCAGTCTGAcgaaataaaaggattttcttttgataaataattgaaatagtttttaagaacacttttttttgatacaaaagaaTTGACTTTGGACTTGTTGAAGTTTTGATGCGAAACAATGACTTTTGACTACAAAAGCTGGTTTCCTTTTTCAAAAGAACAATctgcactttttttgtttttgtttttagtccaaaatataaaaataaacagacgCAGTCacacaacaaaattaattctatgaacttttttctcctttttatctgcacaaaaagtatttttttagcttaatgAGAATACTGCTTGCACCTTTAtttgttctaattttattgtttgtttgtctttgtTTCACCTTTCAGTCatttatttctcaattttcttgagttttttgccttttttgctCCGTTAGCTGTCTGTTCTCGCTGCTTTCCAACTCGACACTAGTAGTAAACTGTCAAAGAGCCGTTGTTTTATTTGTagtttttccgtattttaCAATGTTGTATACATTTCCACAACAAATCCAACATCACACACTGTGTaagaaaatttgctttaatgaaaatttttggtgaTGTTATTTCGCTCTCGATATACGAAACTCGTTCACAAATACACAGAAATAGTATTTTGGGGGGTGAATTTCCCTGTTTACCGTTTTTCACACATACAGGAAGACGGGAAAATGAGCGCATGTGCGGTAACTCATGGTAACTCACGGCACTCATGGGAACTCAATGAGTGATGTCCCAGtgtgcgaaaaatattttcggccAATCCCAGGttgtaaaaaatgatttcgGCCTCCTGTGAAATCATACTGCGGTTCATGGTGAATTTTATGCAGAATTTTCATaaggaattttattcaaaaattaaaaatttaaaaaattaatagaaattgtaaaatttaaataaatttagagaaaacattttttttttaattaaaatttattaaaaattaaaattaatcaaaattaaaaaaaaaaatttaattcaaatttatttaaaaaattaattcaaataaaattaaaaaattatattaaattttgaaaaaaaaaaaataatcatttattttatgaaaaatatgtaaaaatatttttattaaattttaatcgctTTATagatattcattaatttttttttattttatttttactttttttaatttcatttctttttaattattacataattttaaaaaaggcataaaaaattaatttaaataattttattgaaaatacgaaaaatatgacaaaaaagtgtgaaattaatcttattaatttttttttcgtttaatttttttgaattattttttttttatttttaattaatttttttttaaattttttacgtactattataaaagaaaaaattctaaaaattgataaaattttaattaaatgcctttctttgatttatttttatttttttttatactttcttctaaaaatgtgttaaaaatatttttaattctttgagACAACATCAATCtacattcaatatttttttgggattttaacaagattacaaattatttttactctcAAAAACAAGTTAaagcattattttaaaagaatcaaactatcataaaaaagcaaaaaaaaaaaaaaaaataataaaaattgataatttttctgaaaaaaagcaaaccACTGAAAAGTATGAATTCAACTTTgccgaaaaatcattttttttgtgataattaaTGTGGCGgacacaattaattttttctatattatatgtatataatatgcatataatttttatataaattttttttatactaaaaattcaaaattttaccattaatcgatgaaaaaataacttaataagagtgtttttgttcaatttatgcaatttcaacttcaatttaagatcaaatttttgatatttcgaataaaaaaatttttatatataaattatatgtaaattatatacatatgatatgcatataatatacgaataatatacaaattatatacgaattatatgcatataatatacatataatatagaaaaaattaattgtgtcCGCAgcttaaacaaaatatttttataaaaattttataaaattaacttaaatcccaaaatttgtcaaaaaaaaaaaaaaatataaaatcatcagaacaaaaattaataaattcattaaaaaaattaaaaaatttaaaaaaattttcaaaaaatatttaaaaaattaaaaattattagaaaagctttaaatagcataaaaaagagaaataaaccCCTTTGGATTTGAAAAGTCAATGAAATTGCAAAGGATGTTAACCGTGCATTAacattatgagaaattttgcagaaaaatcAGCTGTCGACTTTTTCTGCAATTTAATTACGgtttaaaatcgtaaaatgaGTACgtgcaacaaaataaattgctgCTCAGGACTTTTTTCTgtggaaaaatgcaaaaattatgctCATAAAACCTTGAAAATATTCGAGctcaaaaattctataaaaggAAGGATTCAACAAACTCGTGCCACATTCTTGTTTCAGTCGGTTTaaagtgacgaaaaaaaattaaaaaaaaaaaaaatcatgaaaaatctctcaacaaaggaaaaaatttcttttgacgcCATTTGGAAGCGCCTCAAGTTCATGGATGCCGCCGTTGGACTTTTTTTGTTCCGAGATCCGTCGGAAAAGGTCTCTCCTTGGTTGAAATTTCTTACGCGAGTTCAACTGCGACATGCAATTTTGGTGCCTTTGGTATTAATTTCGACAGTTGTCATCACAAAATTCGCTCTGATCAACATAATTTTCTGCTTTTCTCTCGTAACGTTGCTGCTGCCGCTGCATTGCACTCTGATCTCGTGCGAATCGAAGCAAAAGAATCTCCGGAGACTCTTCAAGTGGTGCGCGTCACTATATGACGTGAAAAGAAGTTTTCGCGAACAAATTCGGGAAATTGCTGCAACGCATTTAGCGTCGTTGGAGAAAAGGGCGTCGTTCGCATTGAAGTGGCTCACGATAATTTTGTACATCGACAACGCCGGATACTCGTTGGGCTTTGCAATCATCGGAATTTGCTTGCCGGATGACATTTATCCGAAATTTAAGTTGCCTGTTCCGTTTTATTTTCCCTTCAGCGTGTGGGAAAATTGGCCAGCATTTcttctgacaatttttggtcaatttattattgcttTCGATGGAGCTTCGATCACAATTTACGCGTTTGGCCTCTATTTTTGCACCTGCTTTCACGTTTTGTGCTATTTGGACATCATTTTAGCCTCAGTTCGGCAGCTGCGGAAGGAAATGCTCGCCAATTTGGAAGGTTTCGTCATCAAGGAGGAcctaaaattcgaaaaatggattaaaattttgacagatatGATCGTTGATGTTCACGTCAATGCGAATATTTGCAacgatttgttcaaaattaccgcttttttgttggaaattgCGAGTCTCGGatcgtttttcatttttggctTGATAATGATGGTCCTGAAAGAGCAATATTTGTTTGGGTTTGGCattatttttgtcatgttCTTGTTTTACGTCGTTTGTTTCGTGAACGAAAAAATTCGCGATAGATTTTGCGAAATCAACAAGGCTTTGTATAACCTTCCGTGGTACGGATTGTCAGTGCCGCAGAAAAAGCAACTTTTGATGATCCTGAATTGCGATAAAATTCAACAAGGAGTCAGTTCGGCAGGCATTCACTACTTAACGGTGCAACGATTCGCCTCTGTCGTTAAAGCTGGCTACACTAATTTGCTCATTTTGAAAGATTTGATCCAAAAataagcttgaaattttttaaaaaaatatcaaaaaatcacgaaattgcactttaattaattttaaaaaataaaaaaaatcacgaagcacggctaaaattttgtttgagaatttttgtaacttttcctgaattttttgttggtcctTAAAAGGACCGTTTTTGTTCTTCAAGCAACGagtttttgtcgaaatttaaCCTCCGAAGCCGTACAATGTGCGTCCTTGGCGTTTCAAGGCATAGACGACATCCATGGCGGTGACAGTCTTGCGCTTGGCGTGCTCCGTGTACGTGACGGCATCCCGGATGACATTTTCCAAGAAGACTTTCAAGACGCCGCGCGTTTCTTCGTAGATCAAGCCGGAAATACGCTTGACGCCTCCACGCCGAGCGAGACGACGGATGGCGGGCTTCGTGATGCCTTGGATGTTGTCACGCAGCACTTTGCGATGACGTTTGGCGCCTCCTTTGCCGAGACCTTTTCCTCCTTTGCCGCGTCCTGTCATGTTTCTTCGAGTGTTTTGATGGTGTGTCCTTGTCGAAATTCAGACGAAAACTGATGTCGACTCGTTCTGCGACACCCGTATTTATACCGAAAGTCGTTTTTGCGCCTTAACGAAAGTAGgggaaacgaaaaaaagcagaaaatcttgaatttcttcgttaaaactttagaaaaatttgagatttttgaattaatttgaagataatttcaagatttttcataatttcaaagaaaattcaactttttcccGGGTTTTCAAgagatttttgcaaaaaatcgaaattagaAGAAAACATCCGTTAGATTTCCCCTCCATGAAATGGCGCGCATTATCTCTCGTATAAATAGAAgtgcatcgtcgtcgtcgtctccaTTCTTAATTTGTGTTTCACCAAGTCGAGACTGATTAAAAAACTCTGAAAAATGGCACGTACCAAGCAAACTGCCCGCAAATCAACCGGAGGAAAGGCTCCTCGCAAGCAATTGGCGACGAAAGCTGCTCGCAAAAGCGCCCCAGCCACCGGCGGAGTCAAGAAGCCGCATCGCTATCGTCCCGGAACTGTCGCTCTTCGTGAGATCCGTCGCTACCAAAAGTCGACAGAGCTCCTGATCCGCAAATTGCCTTTCCAACGATTGGTCCGTGAAATCGCGCAAGATTTCAAGACTGACTTGCGTTTCCAAAGCTCCGCCGTTTTGGCCTTGCAAGAAGCCAGCGAAGCTTATCTCGTCGGTTTGTTCGAAGACACCAACTTGTGCGCCATCCACGCCAAACGCGTCACCATCATGCCCAAAGACATCCAATTGGCTCGTCGTATCCGCGGAGAACGTGCTTAAATTGTCTCACGActcaaattcaaacaaaatcggtccttttcaggaccaacaaattaattgaaaaaaagttacgtaAAATCATTCTtctgaattttgaaaatttgatgaaattttgaatattttctgtaaaatttaatgaaaaatacttcgacaaaagcaaaatttgataCTAAAATTGGCTTTTGTATACAAAAGTTTAATGTTTCAgattgaattttaagaaaaattaacttttttatcctcaaaaatcgacaaatctcatcaaaaaacaataattgagTTATGACCTTGAACaaaatgtaagaatttttgcTCTGTAAATAACGCTTAACCAAAATTCGAGAGACaatggaagaaaattaaaatgtttgtgtatgattttttgtatctcaacacgaaaaatgtttaaaattcagataaaaatgCATTACTTCGTCTCGTTTTGTTAACTTCAGGTACCAAATTCGACAAAGAACGCACAAAGAAAGGTCaaaggtcaaaaatatttcaaaatagaaGCCAAATTTTGGAGGGAAAAGTTGCTAttggttaatttttgtttgattttttgccgtttaaacttttttccccttaaattttttaaaatttttgcacaaaaatctgCAAAATGTATGGAATTCGATAAAATTCAggtaaaaagaatttttagctACACGATAcagaattgtttaaaaaaagaaccGTTTTCGTACAAATCGAGTGACGCTACTTTTTTGGAgggaaattttgttgatttttttttaactttttcttgataattttgttGGTCCTGAAAAGGACCGTTTGTTTTTGCTTATTAACGTTTAGAAGagacgaaaaatttacttggaGCTCGTGTATTTGGTGACAGCCTTGGTGCCTTCAGAGACAGCGTGCTTGGCCAATTCTCCGGGCAACAACAATCTGACGGCAGTTTGGATCTCCCGAGAGGTGATCGTCGAGCGTTTGTTGTAGTGAGCCAAGCGACTGGCTTCGGCGGCGATACGTTCGAAGATGTCGTTGACGAAGCTGTTCATGATGCTCATGGCCTTGGAGGAGACTCCGGTGTCGGGATGCACTTGCTTCAAGACTTTGTAGATGTAGATGGCGTACGACTCCTTGCGGCGTTTGCGGTGCTTCTTGTCGCCCTTCGCGATGTTCTTTTGGGCCTTTCCTGCCTTCTTGGCGGCTTTTCCACTGGTTTTTGGTGccatttttttagttgtttccTTCTCGTAAGTCAAAAACGAAATGATACCGTTTGACGTTTTTGCTCTCCCTTTTATACGGTTCTTCGTCGAACGCAAATGTTCCGTTCGAAAATGGAGGGGGAAaagaattttatcgaaaaaactcaattttctctttgaatttttcaattttacgaaatattttataaaattcatgaaaaattcgtcaaaatctttcttttgaactaattttttccatttttctccaaagatttatcgaaatatttcaatttttcgtcatttttattcgaatttctTCCCCTCtttgttcgaaatttttgtatataaagGCCCGCAATCGAGAATGTATCATCAGTTATTCGTAACATCTC is part of the Culicoides brevitarsis isolate CSIRO-B50_1 chromosome 3, AGI_CSIRO_Cbre_v1, whole genome shotgun sequence genome and harbors:
- the LOC134835753 gene encoding histone H4 yields the protein MTGRGKGGKGLGKGGAKRHRKVLRDNIQGITKPAIRRLARRGGVKRISGLIYEETRGVLKVFLENVIRDAVTYTEHAKRKTVTAMDVVYALKRQGRTLYGFGG
- the LOC134835433 gene encoding uncharacterized protein LOC134835433, coding for MKNLSTKEKISFDAIWKRLKFMDAAVGLFLFRDPSEKVSPWLKFLTRVQLRHAILVPLVLISTVVITKFALINIIFCFSLVTLLLPLHCTLISCESKQKNLRRLFKWCASLYDVKRSFREQIREIAATHLASLEKRASFALKWLTIILYIDNAGYSLGFAIIGICLPDDIYPKFKLPVPFYFPFSVWENWPAFLLTIFGQFIIAFDGASITIYAFGLYFCTCFHVLCYLDIILASVRQLRKEMLANLEGFVIKEDLKFEKWIKILTDMIVDVHVNANICNDLFKITAFLLEIASLGSFFIFGLIMMVLKEQYLFGFGIIFVMFLFYVVCFVNEKIRDRFCEINKALYNLPWYGLSVPQKKQLLMILNCDKIQQGVSSAGIHYLTVQRFASVVKAGYTNLLILKDLIQK
- the LOC134835752 gene encoding histone H2B, giving the protein MAPKTSGKAAKKAGKAQKNIAKGDKKHRKRRKESYAIYIYKVLKQVHPDTGVSSKAMSIMNSFVNDIFERIAAEASRLAHYNKRSTITSREIQTAVRLLLPGELAKHAVSEGTKAVTKYTSSK